The stretch of DNA GCCATCGAGGTCCGTTCGGCCGGTTCGGCACCTGCGGCCTCGGTGAACCCGGCAGCGGTGGAGGCAATGGCCGAGGATGGCATTGACATCTCAGGAGAAACNCCCAAAATCCTTTCCACGCAGACGGTGCAGGAGTCCGACGTCGTCATCACCATGGGCTGTGGCGACAGCTGCCCCGTCTTNCCTGGCAAACGCTACGAAGACTGGGCATTGGCGGATCCGGCTGGCCGNGGTGTGAGCGCCGTGCGCCCAATTCGTGACGATATCAAGGCGCGCGTCCAAGGTTTGATCGCCGAGCTCCTCCCTGCGGCGTAGCCCCGACTTACTGCCTGGGTGATCTTATGCCGGGGCGATCTTATGCTTGGGCAATGATTTCCCCGTTTGGCATCACAAACCACCCATCCTTTGTGGCGCCCCACGCTCGCCACCCGGCCGCGATGCGCTCCAGTGCGGCCGCATCCGCCAGCCCATACGCCACAGCCTGTTCGGCAAGCGCCGACTGTGCCACTCGCTCGGCCCAGTCTTCAGAAAGCCAGCGCCGCTGTTCCGCTGTTGCATACAGCCAATTAGCGCTCGACGCCGTGACGTTCGCAAATCCGGCCGCCTGCGCCCAATGCAGCAAGCGCCGCCCGGCGTCCGGTTCGCCTTGGTTATGCCGTGCCACCTGTTGGTAGAGCTCCACCCACGCATCCAGTTCCGGCAATTGCGGATACCAGGACATCCCATGGAAGTCGGCCTCGCGCACAGCCACAATACCGCCGGGCTTGGCCACGCGGCGCATCTCTTTCATGGCTGCGACGGGGTTACTCAGGTGCTGTAGGACTTGGTGGGCGTGGACCACATCAAAGCTACCGTCAGCGAAGTCGAGGTTGTAAATATCTCCTGTATCAAAGCTGAGATTGTCCAAGTGCTGTTCCCTGGCCAGTGCTGTGGCCACTGCAACAACTTCCGGTG from Arthrobacter polaris encodes:
- a CDS encoding class I SAM-dependent methyltransferase, with protein sequence MSDQTGAETKEIYTHGHHESVLRSHAARTAANSAAYLIPHLTHGLSVLDVGSGPGTITADFARLVAPGXVLGLDRAPEVVAVATALAREQHLDNLSFDTGDIYNLDFADGSFDVVHAHQVLQHLSNPVAAMKEMRRVAKPGGIVAVREADFHGMSWYPQLPELDAWVELYQQVARHNQGEPDAGRRLLHWAQAAGFANVTASSANWLYATAEQRRWLSEDWAERVAQSALAEQAVAYGLADAAALERIAAGWRAWGATKDGWFVMPNGEIIAQA
- a CDS encoding arsenate reductase ArsC, giving the protein MTVKKPSVLFVCVHNAGRSQMAAAYLGALAGGAIEVRSAGSAPAASVNPAAVEAMAEDGIDISGETPKILSTQTVQESDVVITMGCGDSCPVXPGKRYEDWALADPAGRGVSAVRPIRDDIKARVQGLIAELLPAA